The genomic stretch GCGAACGCCGTGCTCGCGCAGATAACGCAAGACTCCAACCGCCATGAAGTCGTTTACACAGACGATCGCTGTCGGCCGCTCGGAAGAACTCATAAGCTCATGCGCAGCGTGACGACCACCTTCGAGGCCGTCGTCAGCGGCAACGGTTTGTACGGCCTGACAGCCGAATTCGCGAACGGTTTCCAAAAACGACTGACGACGATCGCCGATTGGCCGCAGCGTCGAGTGGTGACCGGCAAACGCCATTCGTCGATGTCCTATGCTGTGCAGATACTGCACAATCCGGTGCATCCCTTTGCGGTAATCGACTCGCACATTCGTGATGTTCTCAGCGGTCGAGCCAACATCGTAGAAGACAGTGGGAATGTGACTGTCGATGATCAGGCGAATGAGATCGCCGTGCATCTCCGAAACAATCGCCGCGAGGCCGGCGACGCGCCATCCGATCATTAGCCGAATGCTCGCGAGCAACTGCTCGGGACTGTAGTCAGTGTTGGCAACAACGACTTCATAGCCGCGCGCATGAGCGTCTGATTGCAGGGTGCGGAAGATGTCGAGGAAGAAG from Terriglobales bacterium encodes the following:
- a CDS encoding LacI family DNA-binding transcriptional regulator, which gives rise to MSLQAVAKKAGVSVATVSRVLNNLSVVKNTTRARVMKAATELKYHPNLHARSLARGSSRTLGIIVSNMDNPFFLDIFRTLQSDAHARGYEVVVANTDYSPEQLLASIRLMIGWRVAGLAAIVSEMHGDLIRLIIDSHIPTVFYDVGSTAENITNVRVDYRKGMHRIVQYLHSIGHRRMAFAGHHSTLRPIGDRRQSFLETVREFGCQAVQTVAADDGLEGGRHAAHELMSSSERPTAIVCVNDFMAVGVLRYLREHGVRVPQEISVTGFDNIRLAEFSSPSLTSVHIPRDRIGHIAFERLVSEETKSNARELLIDPELVVRESTGPTSV